In Streptacidiphilus sp. P02-A3a, the DNA window CCGTTCCCGAGCCGGACTGGTGATCGTGCATGTGGCCAACCGGCTCCCCGCCACGGTCTGGGCGGGGTGTGAACCCCCTGTCTTCGTGGACGTGCCGGACCACCGCACTGAGGTGCTCGGACTGGAGTTGGCCTGTTCCGAGTACCTGTGCGACGTCCCCTGGGTGTTGGTGGAGCGTGGCGGGGACATCTGCCACGAGCTGGAGGAGGTCGCCCGTGAGTACGCGGCCGACGCGATCGTCGTCGGTGGTACCCACGGCCTCCTCGGCCGCCTCTTCGGCTCCGTGGCCGGTCGGCTGGCACGACGGGCCAACCGACCGGTGGTCGTGATTCCGTAGCCGGAGCGCGGGGGAGCGCGGGGTGCGGGTTCAGCCGGTGGGCAGGCCCAGCTCGCGGGCGATCAGCATCCGCTGCACCTCGGACGTCCCCTCGCCGATCTCAAGGATCTTGCTGTCCCGCCAGAAGCGGGCGACCGGGTACTCGTTCATGAAGCCGTATCCGCCGTGGATCTGCGTCGCCTCGCGGGCGTTGGTCACGGCTGCTTCGGAGGAGTGGAGCTTGGCAATGGCGGCCTCCTTCTTGAACCGCTCCCCGGAGAGCAGCCGGGAGGCGGCGTGGTACCAGGCCAACCGGGAGGTGTGCGCGCGCATCTCCATGTCGGCGATCTTGAACTGGATGGACTGGTTGGCGCCGATGGGCCTGCCGAAGGCTCGCCGCTGCTCGGCGTAGCTCAACGACTCGTCCACGCATCCCTGGGCCAGGCCGGTGGCCAGGGCGGCGATCGCGATACGACCCTCATCGAGAATCCGCAGGAACTGGGCGTAACCACGGCCTGCCTCGCCGAGGAGGTTGGCGGCCGGAACGCGGCAGTCGACGAAGGAGAGCTCTCGGGTGTCCGAGGCGTTCCAGCCGACTTTGGAGTACTTCTTCGAGGCCGTGAACCCTGGGGTCCCGGTGGGCACGATGATGGTGGAGATCGAGCGGGTGGGCGAGCTTTTCTCCGCTTCTTCCCCCGAAA includes these proteins:
- a CDS encoding universal stress protein, whose translation is MAGFELQSQSVRTCDPAFLHGVVVGFDGSVSSERALAYAVGMARRSRAGLVIVHVANRLPATVWAGCEPPVFVDVPDHRTEVLGLELACSEYLCDVPWVLVERGGDICHELEEVAREYAADAIVVGGTHGLLGRLFGSVAGRLARRANRPVVVIP
- a CDS encoding acyl-CoA dehydrogenase family protein, encoding MLDHRLDSEYEELRRTVADFAHDVIAPKIGEYYEHDEFPYEIISEMGRMGLFGLPFPEEYGGMGGDYLALCLVLEELARVDSSVAITLEAAVSLGAMPIHRYGTEEQKRTWLPRLCSGEMLGAFGLTEPEGGSDAGATRTTARYDADTDEWVINGSKCFITNAGTEITGLVTVAALTLSGEEAEKSSPTRSISTIIVPTGTPGFTASKKYSKVGWNASDTRELSFVDCRVPAANLLGEAGRGYAQFLRILDEGRIAIAALATGLAQGCVDESLSYAEQRRAFGRPIGANQSIQFKIADMEMRAHTSRLAWYHAASRLLSGERFKKEAAIAKLHSSEAAVTNAREATQIHGGYGFMNEYPVARFWRDSKILEIGEGTSEVQRMLIARELGLPTG